From the genome of Metarhizium brunneum chromosome 4, complete sequence, one region includes:
- the chyA gene encoding Nonribosomal peptide synthase chyA produces the protein MEINFVDLTPTVANLLEPAAMPGFTGHSCRRDSKPSLYRQVGLSRAAPGGICQQLWPNRSAISFAVGPISPERPVGNVGKRLGGYLWIVDQEDCRHLMPIGCVGELVVSGPTLARGYLNDAAKTNASFIRHFNWIAKEKGNILYKTGDLARFNFDGNVEMVGRKDYGQIKLNRLRIKLGEFENAIESCP, from the coding sequence ATGGAGATCAACTTTGTCGATCTGACGCCGACGGTTGCCAACTTGTTAGAGCCAGCCGCGATGCCCGGGTTTACTGGTCACTCTTGCAGGCGAGATAGCAAGCCGAGCCTTTATAGACAAGTGGGCTTGTCGCGAGCCGCCCCTGGAGGTATTTGTCAACAGTTATGGCCCAACAGAAGCGCTATTAGCTTTGCCGTCGGGCCCATCAGCCCGGAAAGGCCAGTTGGAAACGTGGGAAAGCGTCTAGGCGGCTACTTGTGGATTGTTGACCAAGAGGATTGCAGGCATCTGATGCCGATAGGCTGCGTCGGGGAACTCGTTGTTTCCGGACCGACGCTGGCCAGAGGGTATCTCAACGACGCGGCGAAGACAAATGCTTCCTTCATCAGACATTTCAATTGGATTGCCAAGGAAAAGGGCAATATCCTGTACAAAACAGGAGACCTGGCGCGGTTTAATTTTGACGGCAACGTGGAGATGGTGGGCAGAAAGGACTACGGGCAAATCAAGCTCAACAGACTGCGGATTAAGCTCGGAGAGTTTGAAAACGCGATTgaatcttgcccttga